The sequence below is a genomic window from Chitinispirillales bacterium.
AAATAAAGATGACTTTATAAATTTTGTTCGTTTATATTCCCTTAATTTTTTCAATCAAATCGAATCCGTCTAATTCCATTTTTGAAAAAGCGAACCATTTTTTCCCCAAGTCTTTCAAACTTGCTCCTAAAAGATAAATATCCTTACCGTCAATAATTAAAAATCTGTCATGGCAAAGATTAAATATTTTTGCTTCGATAAACGGATATTGCTCGTTAAATTTCTCGACGTCTAATTCCAATTGTTTTGATATATCTTTTGTCAGCAATGTAACTTTTACGTTATCGGATTTTTTACCGAGTATAGTCAAAACGGATTCGTCGATATAATTATCTATCAAAATAATAGACATCTTTGCGGATTTGATAATTTTATTCGCCAAAAGATAAGCGTCAAAAATTTGTCCGTCAAAGAATATTCCACATTTTGGAATAAGTTCTCTGTTTTCTAAGGCGTCAAATATTTTGTCTATTTTATGATCTGTTTCTATTTGTTTTTGTTCGACGCTTTCAATTCTTTGAATAAGCCCGATATTTTTGGAAATCAGTTTTCGCATAGTTACGAAAGTTTCCATTATTCTAACGCTTACTGTGATGGCGGTAGAGCTGTGAAGAACTGCGGAAAGCATAGAAACGCCTTGTTCTGTAAATGCAAAAGGCGGTCGCCTCAATCCCATCTTGTCTTCGTTGGAAATCACAATTTGTGATTTCCAATCGGCAAACTCGCTATAATTTAATTGAAACATAAACGATGAAGGAAATCTTTCAATGTTT
It includes:
- a CDS encoding ORF6N domain-containing protein; its protein translation is MSNSVTLLTNEIESRIFTIRDLQVMLDRDLAELYGVETRIINQAVKRNIERFPSSFMFQLNYSEFADWKSQIVISNEDKMGLRRPPFAFTEQGVSMLSAVLHSSTAITVSVRIMETFVTMRKLISKNIGLIQRIESVEQKQIETDHKIDKIFDALENRELIPKCGIFFDGQIFDAYLLANKIIKSAKMSIILIDNYIDESVLTILGKKSDNVKVTLLTKDISKQLELDVEKFNEQYPFIEAKIFNLCHDRFLIIDGKDIYLLGASLKDLGKKWFAFSKMELDGFDLIEKIKGI